TCGAAATGAGGCGTATCCCCTCGAATGACCGCGCCGAGGGCGATCACCGCGTCATATTTCCCGGACAGAGCAATTTCCTTGACGACAAGGGGAATCTCCCAGGCTCCGGGAGCCCAGAAGACATCCATGTCCTGATGACGTATCCCATGGCGAAGGAGCGCGTCCTTCGCGCCCTCGAGGAGGCGGGACGTGATCAGTTCGTTGAACCGCGACACCACGAGAGCAAAACGTTGTCCCGCTCCCACCAGCTTTCCCTGAAACGTCTGCATGGT
Above is a genomic segment from Aminiphilus circumscriptus DSM 16581 containing:
- the ribE gene encoding 6,7-dimethyl-8-ribityllumazine synthase; translated protein: MQTFQGKLVGAGQRFALVVSRFNELITSRLLEGAKDALLRHGIRHQDMDVFWAPGAWEIPLVVKEIALSGKYDAVIALGAVIRGDTPHFDYVAAEVSKGLAHIALDQRTPVSFGVLTCDNLDQALARAGSKAGNKGVEAALAALEMTDLLREIRHTKGE